The Bombus huntii isolate Logan2020A chromosome 1, iyBomHunt1.1, whole genome shotgun sequence genome contains a region encoding:
- the LOC126878132 gene encoding uncharacterized protein LOC126878132 has protein sequence MAEWAKFNGEEKLTQSSNTIETESNNKEEEDGTGGSRGDSRNAIEVIARKSDEELLIEKRRSSVNRTPQETPRKTESRKASDATSSELNSLVKNASRLRKNSDQIGILTEERSKILYDQSYVNDAAIEKDEELRNCLEKTFDVAYNEPGSKIRQEARHELRESKESQNSVKKPDSLYKDNVASPPKRKSVFTERSSIFGSPTKILSKNRSPSEKSTEKLVNGKSPREDKQQHHVQFNKDSKKQQCREQRPRSSPSLPPSTTSSSEDNSSLGQLCEATPPDGGWGWVVVAASFMVNLIADGITFSFGVIYVEFLNYFGEGKSKTAWIGSLFMAMPLLSGPVASFLTDRYGCRRVSIAGSILAAAGFVISSFANSMEVLIFTFGVLAGFGLSLCFVAAVVIVAYYFDKKRSFATGLSVCGSGIGTFIFAPVTQYLLAEYGWRGTTLILAGLFLNLAVCGCLMRDLEWTTTRAKAKTEERRKNREKKRTRIQSSSVDSFSANSSLNTLTIMENLRTQEEEEEDGEKLFSSLVSLPTFVKNGEKVPLEVLELLSTRKNVYNVLLQNYPSLLISSRSFSDSGPLHDQLSTPSARFVPTPSSLSELKSEENKDKVLPNDEQTLRQQTDAAWRLWWLKKINLDSSLRRSSTLEHTRRLPTAYLKDIRVHRQSLTYRGAMLNINRYRLRASSCPDIYRNSMTTIARTKLVWYAGLWEFWDLIVDMLDFSHFADSRFLLFAISNFLLHTWYDVPYVYLTDNAIEMGFSETDASILISVIGITNMGGEILLGWAGDRAWVNASIVYAVCMAFCGAVTALIPMVIGSYYALCAISGAFGLFIGANYSLTSIILVELITLERFTNAYGLLLLVQGVANLMGPPLAGWLYDITGTYDLSFYLAGFFIALSGVLLLAMPLISLYRKCLHGSRKEETDEDFANVNRV, from the exons ATGGCCGAGTGGGCCAAGTTCAATGGCGAGGAGAAGCTGACTCAATCGAGCAACACGATCGAGACAGAGAGCAATAACAAAGAGGAGGAGGACGGTACCGGTGGATCGCGTGGTGACTCGAGAAACGCGATCGAGGTGATAGCACGAAAAAGCGACGAGGAGTTGTTGATCGAGAAAAGACGTTCTTCCGTAAACAGGACTCCGCAAGAAACGCCGCGTAAAACGGAGTCGCGAAAAGCTAGCGACGCGACCTCGTCGGAACTAAATTCTTTGGTGAAGAACGCGTCACGGTTGAGAAAAAATTCCGATCAGATCGGAATTCTTACCGAGGAACGATCCAAGATATTGTACGATCAGAGCTACGTGAACGATGCGGCGATCGAGAAGGACGAGGAGTTACGAAATTGTTTGGAGAAGACGTTCGACGTTGCTTACAACGAGCCTGGCTCGAAGATTCGACAGGAAGCTAGGCACGAATTGAGAGAATCGAAAGAATCGCAGAACTCGGTGAAAAAGCCTGACAGTTTGTACAAGGACAACGTTGCCAGCCCGCCGAAGCGTAAGAGCGTTTTCACAGAGCGAAGTTCGATTTTCGGCTCTCCGACCAAGATCCTGTCGAAGAATCGTTCGCCGTCCGAGAAGAGTACCGAGAAGTTAGTTAACGGGAAATCGCCGCGGGAGGACAAGCAACAGCATCATGTGCAATTTAACAAAGACTCGAAGAAGCAGCAGTGCCGGGAGCAGAGGCCGCGATCGAGCCCTTCTCTACCACCGTCGACCACCAGCAGTTCCGAGGATAATTCCAGCTTGGGGCAATTGTGCGAGGCTACGCCACCCGATGGCGGTTGGGGATGGGTGGTCGTCGCAGCTTCCTTCATGGTTAACCTCATAGCCGACGGTATCACGTTCTCGTTCGGCGTGATCTACGTGGAATTCCTCAACTATTTCGGCGAAGGGAAATCGAAGACGGCCTGGATCGGCAGCTTGTTCATGGCGATGCCGTTGTTGTCGGGCCCCGTGGCCAGTTTCCTCACGGACAGATACGGTTGTCGAAGAGTTTCTATAGCGGGCAGTATCCTAGCGGCGGCCGGTTTCGTTATAAGTTCTTTCGCCAATTCCATGGAGGTTCTGATATTCACTTTCGGGGTTCTCGCTGGCTTCGGTTTGTCCTTGTGTTTCGTGGCAGCCGTGGTGATCGTCGCTTACTACTTCGATAAGAAGAGATCTTTCGCGACAGGTTTGTCCGTCTGCGGTAGCGGCATAGGAACGTTCATCTTTGCCCCGGTTACGCAGTATCTGCTGGCTGAATACGGCTGGCGGGGAACCACGCTGATATTGGCCGGTCTGTTCCTCAATCTGGCTGTTTGCGGCTGTCTTATGAGGGATCTCGAATGGACGACCACCAGAGCGAAGGCGAAGACCGAGGAGAGACGGAAAAATcgggagaaaaagaggaccaGGATACAGAGCTCGAGCGTGGACTCGTTCTCCGCGAATAGTTCGCTGAACACCCTCACGATCATGGAGAATCTTCGGACTcaagaggaagaggaggaagacGGTGAAAAGCTATTTTCCAGTCTGGTAAGCTTACCCACGTTCGTGAAGAACGGCGAAAAGGTACCGTTGGAGGTATTGGAACTACTTAGTACTCGTAAAAACGTGTACAACGTGTTACTGCAAAATTATCCGAGTCTGCTCATCTCCTCGAGGAGCTTCAGCGATTCCGGCCCGCTTCACGATCAGCTGAGCACACCTTCGGCCAGATTCGTGCCCACGCCGAGCTCTTTGTCCGAGTTGAAGAGCGAGGAAAACAAGGACAAGGTCTTGCCGAACGACGAGCAAACTCTTCGACAGCAAACGGACGCCGCTTGGCGATTGTGGTGGTTGAAAAAGATCAATCTGGATAGCTCGTTGAGAAGATCCAGCACTCTCGAGCATACCAGGAGACTACCTACTGCCTATTTGAAGGATATCAGAGTGCATAGGCAGAGCCTTACGTATAGAGGTGCTATGTTGAACATAAATCGATATCGACTCAGGGCATCCAGTTGTCCGGATATTTATAGGAACTCGATGACCACCATAGCTAGAACCAAACTCGTCTGGTACGCCGGTCTCTGGGAATTTTGGGACCTCATCGTCGACATGCTTGATTTTTCTCATTTCGCTGATTCGCGTTTCTTGCTGTTCGCCATTAGTAATTTCCTCCTACATACCTGGTACGACGTGCCCTACGTCTATTTGACGGACAACGCGATCGAGATGGGCTTTAGCGAAACCGACGCATCTATTTTAATATCGGTCATAGGAATAACCAACATGGGTGGCGAG ATTCTGCTTGGTTGGGCAGGTGACAGAGCATGGGTAAACGCATCTATCGTATATGCAGTATGCATGGCATTTTGTGGCGCGGTGACGGCTTTAATACCCATGGTAATTGGCAGTTACTATGCCTTATGCGCGATCTCTGGTGCTTTTGGATTATTCATCGGGGCGAACTACAGTCTTACCAGCATCATTCTCGTCGAACTGATTACGCTCGAAAGATTCACAAACGCGTATGGCCTTCTACTCTTGGTCCAGGGTGTTGCAAATCTTATGGGTCCTCCGTTGGCTG GATGGCTTTACGATATCACGGGGACGTACGATTTGTCGTTCTACTTAGCCGGTTTCTTCATTGCGTTGAGCGGAGTTCTTTTACTGGCGATGCCTTTAATTAGCCTGTACCGGAAATGTTTGCACGGATCGAGGAAAGAGGAAACTGACGAAGATTTTGCAAACGTGAACAGAGTCTGA